The stretch of DNA cgctagtcaattcattttctagtcaagtcactttttgttgtgggcgactgccgaggcagttctagtcgaagcgaagctactgagagtagggTAGGTCtttatttttcaccttcgaagatttcgggccctgctaaGCACTTTGAATTaattgtaacaagttttcattcgtttctctaaagatgttgattttattttgtttttgtaatctaTCAAAATTCGGGTTCTACTCAAAAGGTACTGTAGATACTGGTTCATGTAGAGTTCAAGAGTGGTTCTATAATGATTTGAAGTATAAGAAACATGGGAGTTCTTGgaaatatgtgttattccttagagttttaccctgatttcccctacatAGGAACCGAATCAGGAGCAGCTATGCTAGATTAACGCCGGAGAAGAGGTTCTCGTTTGGATGTGGAGTTGATAGTAGACCACTACGTATCGTGTTTCAGCTGTTTATGTCCTTCCGTTGAGGTCTACAGGACGCTTACAATCTCGAGACAAACGAAACGCACACAAACTAAAGCTTTCTATTTAggatttattgtttttaattatttttaatcttttctaataaataaatatcataATACATCGAAATATAAGAAGATAGTGACGTAAAAAATCTTGCCCACTTGCAACCATTTATTGCTTCCACAGTTGTTACATCTTCGTTTAACATCTTtcataattctttttattttattttatttttttcacttgcTCGCGCAGCAACAACAATGATTTcgctttaatttttcttttcttcaCAGCGAAGAACTAACGATGAAACTTAGCTCTAatcaaaaagaaaacaaaaccaGGAAAAACATCTCAAGCAATGCAACAGATAACTGTGAACCGGCAGCAGGACCGCCCCGCACCTGACAGCGTTTCGCAGTGACGGCCGCGGATGTTGTTGTTGGTTTGGAGAGGCGGTTTGTCTCCCGACGAATCCGAAGCGATTGTGATAAACGGTTGCATGGGGACCGGATGATTGTTGTTGACAGTGTTGTCGtcgttgttcttgttgttgttgttgttgatatcGCAGCCCCTTTGAATGCTGCTGGTGTTTATCAtcatggtggtggtggtggttatGATCAGTATCGCTATTGATAGATACGATTGCTGTAATATTATGGTTCCGTTGATCTTTGAATGGCGGATGGTCCTGGTTGGAAGGGTTAATCCAGAGCCACCGAGCGTTAGCAAGCTGCCGCTGCCTGCATTTATTCCTTGAGGATGAGCTCGACGAAGGCGGTGTCCAGGTCGTCTCCGATTTCCCTGTACTTCTCCTTCTCCAGGACGAGTTCGTCTGTTTGACGGGTACGGGTACGAAATTGTTGGATTGTGCAGGTGGTGGTTCAAATTGTTGGTGGGAGgcaaaacgaaatgaacgaaagaaaatataaaaaaagataaaacattaaaaagaTGCTCAACGGTTGTGGGATGGTGGCAAATAATGAATTGTATGGTAACATTACCTAGATGTTAGGGAAGCAGATCTCTAGCATTGTTTGTGCGCACGCTAGCAAAACAACTGAAGCCATTCCAGAAGATGAACACGGGAGCTATTTGGAACCCGTTGGGATTATCGAAGGTGTGTTCGCAAAACAAAACCGATGACGATGTCGCAAAACTCATTATTCTAAagcagctatactcaacctgcggcccacgGGCCGCATTTGGCTTGGCGGGTTCTTCAGGTTAGTGAAGGTGTTAcaactattttgtatgaaatcaTTATCTATTTTTTCGACGTCTGACTACCTCATTCAGTAACGGTGCCAAACCAAAAATAGGACACCTTTTTAATGAAGTAAAGATAAtgaatgcagcgttcgttctatgCACAATATGTATAGAGAGAATATTGTAACTTAAGCTCTGCCCTTTCTGAATTCATTGAGTATAAATAAGCTATTCAGTCATCCATCTAGCGACCGAACGGCAGCAAGGTTTCtcaatggcctttctcaaggttcAGAATTTAGATTAGTTTTCTCAATCGGCCTTATCCAaggctagaggcaaatgaattGGGAAATTTTAAAGCATCTGTaattcaaaccatgatcatcattattcaaGTCACAGTCTTGCTCCAGCTAGCAGACAGCTTTCTCACCTCGATACGATAGAAGAATGGAAGATAGATATCGCACacagtggtgcaattttgttcggtagtGACACCGAGACGATTTTCACCACATCATTTCTGACTCTGTACGGGGGTGTAACTtttaagtttcgaaaacgagagcgttaggTTTGCGATGCAAGGATTTGAGCGTAAATACCTAAGTGGTATGAAGATCACTTCAAAATGATAAATAGTAAGTCATGTTTGTTACttataaaaacttttttctatcgCTCAAAAACTGCTTTAAAAGCAACTTATTTAAATATatatcaaatatataccgggaatttctAATTTTAAATCTACCCGCGgaacattttgaatttttttttaagtaagTGCTGTCAGAGGTCTTAATGTCATTTTTTAACGCGATCTGTTTATCGATGTGCCAAAACGTTGAAACTGTTgtagaatacatttggtgactcaactttgtcgaaaacacgggtgtatgaaCGGTAAAAGATGGCCGAGAAGAGAAGAACgaattaaatatctctcacCAGACCGTTcttcatattttggttgatgttttgggcatgagaaaagccAGAGCATGGCTAGTGCCAAAAGAGGCCAATTTTCCTCGAAAATTACATCGCCATCAAGTGGatgaagacatgcttgaacgatcgtATTTTGATTCTACGTTCATTCAATGGCGACGAGACTTgggtgtgactttttcctatttccgaaactcaaattaccgcttcgtgggacctgttttgacagcattgaagacatgaaaatgaattcaatatgttaactgaaggcaattcctgaatacagctataaaaagtgtttcgataactggattgttcgttggaaaatatgtattgcttcagaagcggcgataatataaatttagatgatgaaTAAATCATTTTCATTAACATAttacggaccgctcacgagtttctcgtgtttcgcgttccgtctgttggGCCAGGCGCAAATTaagacgcgtatagcgcgagtaacttggcgcgatatagcgcctgtttttgtggctaatgaaaacaggtagaacggcgcaaattggcgaGAAGACCCGAGACTGCGCAGCGCTCGTGAGAGACGACTAGCGTGACGCTGTCGCTGAGCCACAGTTTTTCGTGCTTGTCGTGCCGGCTGTggtggttgtgttggtgaactaTCATATAGCACCGTGAGTTTGGCAGTGTATGGTTGTGCCGGTCGGGTAGTTGTTCACagcaaactgcgactcaatatgcgcaccGCCACGTTACGTTTGTGGTacatatgagtcgtgttggtcgTCTTCTGCTAGctcacgagcgctatacgcttctcaatttgcgcttagccttacggatggatcacgaaataacccgtgttttctacacttaatGATTAAATCATTGGTTTGCAAATAGTCTAACAAGGCCTActgatggctcgccttcgtctcattcacaccgaaggaaacgatcccATTCGTGGAATTCgcacaaatgaagcgtacaagtttgccccaaaacgtgcggccttaatgtgttaaaaacacaaattcccggtattgGTGAAATCAGAAAAACCTATAAATATGCTTGAAAGTCCATCGAAATCAAGACTGGTCAGCGATTTATGCGTGTTGTCGGATGACCGTAGAAGCACTATAAGTATTGTGCTCGTCTTGACCAATTTCAGTGTCTATTTGCAACCTTGCTGAGCAGATGTGcaagatttttcgcctcagaatgcattctcagaatatgcttgaagtaagcatagtgcagagcttgcaccGCCCAACTGACAATTTTCCATCAGTGTGACATTTTTATCATGGTTCTATTCAGCCCAATTCATAATGCATGAACTAATTGTCATAAAATCCTCTATTCAAGCAATGTTCGAGCAAATTAGGAGAAATTATTAAGCTATAGCCAATATTGTTCGTTAAATGCAGTTTAAAATAAGTTAAAAAACGTTTATCCAACTCCAAGGTGTGGTAGAAACGTCTATTCGACCATATTTCGATTCGATTAGCTCTACTTAGACTGCGACATCGAAGAAGATCTTTGTCTGACTgcattattttcttcttctaaatTTCTATAAATAAAGTTAGTTTTTAACACCTTGACAGATGCTTGTTAGAGTTTTTTACAGCTTCTAGATAATAATTGTTCAGATAATTCAAAAATGTAATGCCAAGCAATCGAACATGAGCTTAAAAACGCTGGCAGCAAATGCTCTTTTTGGTAGACCGTCATGTGTTGTACAAAAGCTGCTTTGCAGTTgataaaacattttcaaatcgttTCTCTGGGATATTACCCAGGTGAACATCGATGGTTGAGCAAGAGCTTCAATTTAGTCTAGATAAGTTTTTATAGAATATATAGTTCAGCATATTGTCTTATTGAGCACTGAATACTATTGTTCGACCATTATTAATCTGATCAATGTTATTAAAGCTAATGATCAGTTCGTGTCGGTAGGGCAGAGTGTAAACAgtcgaaaaaaaagatatactTCAGGCTTAAATTGCGTCTGTTCAGGTTTTTCATGAGTAATAAGTTGAACAAATAAAGCACCCTCAAATCTTTTCACTGGCATATTGTCCAGCTAAATATAAATGGTTGaacataagcttcaatttggtttgaATAAGCTTTTGTACAACATATAGTCTAGCATATCATCTTATTAAACACTCACTACTATTATTCGACCATTATTCAACTGACTAGTTTAATAACAGCTAATGATTGTTTGTTGGGCGACGGGCAAAGGCAAAGCAGAAGAGACATATTCAATAGGACGTAccgcgtcggttttcataccgtttgGTGGAGTTtggttgtgtatgattgaatcacccGTACGAATTGAtgattttatgcgttatcaaatagataCTAGTGGTGGGGGAATAAATATGAAATCGCCTCGAGCCGCACCATGTCTAGCACGAGAAAAATATTTGCAATGCATACTGCACGGGCAATAAGGACACaaatttagtgtattgttctagtGAGAAAAAgaataaatcataaatcaccCATCTTTAACTGCTTCTACAGAAACACGCAAACTCAtcagtccttttcagggccaataAAAGTTTTtacgaaaagtttattttaaaatttttgatgtttttttaaataatatccgaagtaatcaaaagcgaattgatttttctaatgcctgataaatcgtgaatgacatACTGGCGAGTGTTTCTGATCGATCAATTAATTTTTATGAGTTCGAGCATTGTTTGCGGGTAAAAAGTGGCATCAAAGTTCAGCGCATTTTAGCCCGAATATGGAGAAGGTATATTTCAGCGGTGAGAACTGTGTTCCTTAACAATGTGGTCATGTCTTGTACATCACCCTTCTTTATCTAATTTGTTTTGCGACCCGCAACACCATGATTAACACGTGTTTGTGGTCCCTCCAAacaaaaaggttgagtaccgctgctcCAAAGCAATCCTAACAGTTTTCTTGGAGATGCTTTGAGTAATTGAGTAATTGTGTGAgtgaaaaacaaaactaaaagCGTTAATagtataaataataataaagcaattatttttttttattccaaaattAAGATATACATTAAAAAAGGATTGCTTGACAATAAAGCGTTGCAATGTACAACAAAACGATTCAGCGGCGTAAAGGGTTTACCGAGGAAGAATAGGTAGAACGAAAGAATCAAGGAAGTAAGAATATCAATCGGAATATCCAACTTAAGAGGCAGGCGTTTCTTCGGCTGGTGCGGCTTCCGCTGGCGCAGCCTCTGCAGCAGGTTCGGCAGCAGGAGCAGCAGCGTCGCCACCTTCCGCAGGTGGAGCTGCATCAGCTGGCGGAGCTTCAGCGGCGACAGCGGCGGcggccgctgctgctgctgctgctgcggctgCAGCCGCTTCTGCTGCGGCAGCTTCGGCGGCTGCGGTGGCGGCTGCTGCTGCGGCCGCGGCGGCAGCTGCAGCAGCTGCGGCTTGTGCCTCTGCCTCAGCAGCCGTTTCGGCGGCAACGTCTCGTGGAGGGGTGGTTCCCGTTGCTGAACGAACATACGGTACTTCTGCGGCTTCCGGTGGGAAGTGCTTCTTCAGCTCGAACGGACTTGGTGTTCTTGGCTTCGCTGGTGCCGCAGGAGCACCTGGAGCGCCTTCCACTCCCTCGGCAGGAACTGCTCCTTCTCCTGCGGCAACAGCACCTTCTGGCACTGCAGCTGGCGCTGGTGGTGGAGTCGGCAGCTTTGGCGCTGGTGGAGGAGTCTTTGGCTTCGGTCGTCGATCGGTCCAGATTGGTTCGATGCCAGGAATGAGATCGACAAAGGCGAAGTCCAAATCGTCGCCAATCTCAGCGAAGCGAATTTTTTCGACGATGAGCTCATCTGTGCAGAGTCGCAGGAGATTCGCGATGATATTTGGAAAAATAAGCAAAGCAGCAAATTAagagaaaaagcaaaaaaaaacaaataacaacaaaACGCAACAAGGAAAATAAAACACTAACATACTCgactttaaataaaataatatattattaTAAACACTCAATGCGATATTATTTTGTTGTTGCCGGTTGTCGCTTGGGTAAGGAAAATAAATGTTCGAATGAATTCCGGTTTGTAGCATTACATCGATGATTGTGGAGCGCGTGTATATGATAGGACATTGAAACTACTCTATTCTTCCTGTGTCTTCTGAAAGTGTACAGAAACGCAAATGGGCTGGTTGAAATCAAATTGTATACGTTACTTAAACATCGCCAGCGTAATTTGAATGatcaaaacaaaaagaaaatattctcgAAATGGCTATGCCACACAATTTTCAGACGAAATTGCAACTTAAACCGATCGAATCTATGTGGTGATATCGAAGGCACTGCGCAGTGGATTCTCGACCGGCTTTTCGCCACCTACAACATTCTTGTTCGTCTGGAATATCTCATGTTGTGTcttaaaattatttaaaaacttCCTGGCTGATAAATTATTTGTCCATGCTTTAACTTCCGTTCTAAAATATAAGAATGAActtattgcaaaaaaaatgtatagaaGGACGTAATAAAATTAAGGAATAAAGGAAGTGAAATAAAAACCTTAACGGAATAAAACACGACAAGGGTAAATAATATGGATTCTGACAGAAGGACAAAATAATCATACTTTACTTCTAACTACATatctgcgttttttttttgcgctgtGTATTCCTCCCCTGTTGTGGTTATTGTTGATGACAATTTCTCTCAACAAACGCGTGTGTTCCATCGACTGGCAACTTGCAATACTTCTACTTAAAATTCTACGCATTTCATATCGGAATaatcttgaaattttttttccccgTTTTCTCACAgtgttttttgtgcaatttattattattggttGATTCAACGCACACATTTTTTACTTATCAAATTGTCTTGTTGACACCACCTACTAATACACACTAAACTCGAACAGtgtatcttttttttcttgttctgATTGATAAATGCATTCGGTTGAACTGAAAAGCGTTACCGGGAAGACTTTGATCAACTCTCGATTTTGaaaagtaataataataataaattgcaGGGATGAGTAGTGTTCGTAATAATAATAATCGTAGTAGGCAGTAACAATTATATCCTATAGGCTTGAAGGCGGCTGCGTATCTTCTTCGATTACTTCTCTAATTGCTGCTAAACAGAAGCAAAATGTCTTTCACTTTTGATTGGTCTCAAAAATTTACTTGGTTTGGAATGTTTCTTTTACCCATTTACCCTTTTTTGTTCTTGTGAATGTACAGTAATTTCATCTCTGAATCTGGTGTCTTTTGTATATTGTAATAATATTTAAGCTGCCCCGAAACACTACCGTTCACGATTGGTAGAAGTTTCGTAATTTGCACACGCCCAAATTTTGCAGCGAATGTGTGTATTTGAACGCGGCGTGTTTTCTTTTTTGCTTGTCTGTTTTCTTAACTagacgtttttttttgtgcacgaTAAATCCTTTCTCGATTCCTCCTGATTGAAACTGTGAATGTCTTTTTTGACAGTATTTGCGAGAGAAGGAAACTAACTCTAAGAGGGCATCCGAGAACTGAGGAAGTTCGTTATATCTCATTGAACACTCTGCTCGCTGGATTCTCTGGATTCCGGAATGCTGGTTACGATACAACGAATTGCTCACGACAATGCGCGATGGGAGCTGTGTATTTTACATATTCTGAATATCATGCAGGGTTGCTTCCATCTCCTCCTGAAGCATTTTGTTCTTGGCACGCTCGTGCATTAGGTCGTCTGGTTCAGGTCGTGatgtgttgatgtgatgtgtttGCAGTTGTGTTTCGTTTTTTCGGTATCCGGTACAACACAAACGTACGCAAAATTTCGAGGCAGCAAAAGTTGTTATTGCACATCAATCACGCATTATGTTTTATGGTTAACAAACAAAATCAAACATGGAAATAAAAAAGGGTTacggtgaaaaaataaaattaatatctgaaacaaaaataaatctgcTTGGGCAACATCGTAAaattgccccaaaaagaattaACCATTGgagaattatgaatatcacGACAAAACCAAAAACGCAGTTTTATTTCGAGCTGGAAACTATAGCACTGCTCTGTTTGCTTTTCTAGCAATAAAAACTGACTGAACGCAACAGGTGCTGTTAGAATTTCGATGACGATCTTCAGAATAGAATCGAAAAACTTACCTTCGAGTCTGTCGACTTCCTTCTGCAACTTCTGAACGGAACGTTCAGCGAATTCAGCACGAGCCTCAGCCTTTTTGGGATGCCAGTGATCAAACGAtgcaagttgatttttttcgtgaaatgaaaataaacataaatgAGTTCGCCGTTGACAAACTTTGTCACTTAAAGTTTCAATAATGGCGCTTCTGGGGACCCAACCCCAAAAGAGCCACTAAATAAAACCCTGCCAAAACCATAAATTATAATCATCCTAAGTTAAGCCAAGAACATGCACAGCTTATGTTAGTTCGAAAATCCAACATCAAAATCTACAGATTATCTCAAATACACACCCCTTACCTCGAAACAGAAGACTTACTAAAAACAGATCCCAAACCTAATGGTTACACTTACAAACTAAATCTAGTGAAATTCTGTACGAAACAATTATGGGGGAAAACGAGACCCCGATGTGATTTGGAGAGGGGCCTAGTCTAGGTTCACCCGGACGTCAATTGATAACTCTTAAATTAACTGTTATGAACCCATCACGGAAATGTTGATCAACTAGAAGTTAGCAGTTTAATGCTAGTCGGCGTTTTTTAGCTTTGACTTTATCAGTCGTTTTGGCACAAATCTCACCCAGAACCCTATTGCTTTTTATCTGTTTTCTTTCCCCAATAGCAGATTGTTTTATCATTTGCAGGTGGTGATAATCTTATCGGTTATAAACGACGTCAGATAAAACGTCGTTTaccaggagaaaaaaaaacaaatttaaacttACATTGGTCAACTTTTCGTTCAATTGATGGATTTTATCTTCGACCGAATCACGTGATGCCATAGCCTGGAATGTTGGGGGATGGATGGCGGTTTTCGATCGCGCGTTGCAATAAAAATAGTGGAATTTAGTGTATACTGAAACGCTTTTTTTGGGCATTTTGGAAGTCACACATTCGCTGAGGTGCATTATATAGTCATTCGTCGAGTCAT from Toxorhynchites rutilus septentrionalis strain SRP chromosome 3, ASM2978413v1, whole genome shotgun sequence encodes:
- the LOC129777265 gene encoding tropomyosin-1, isoforms 9A/A/B isoform X20; its protein translation is MAANLQQSGTLLDVLKKKMRQTKEEMEKYKDECEEFHKKLQGEVMRREEAESEVAALNRRIQLLEEDLERSEERLASATAKLSEASAAADESERARKVLENRSLADEERMDALENQLKEARFMAEEADKKYDEVARKLAMVEADLERAEERAEAGEAKIVELEEELRVVGNNLKSLEVSEEKANQREEEYKNQIKTLTTRLKEAEARAEFAERSVQKLQKEVDRLEDELIVEKIRFAEIGDDLDFAFVDLIPGIEPIWTDRRPKPKTPPPAPKLPTPPPAPAAVPEGAVAAGEGAVPAEGVEGAPGAPAAPAKPRTPSPFELKKHFPPEAAEVPYVRSATGTTPPRDVAAETAAEAEAQAAAAAAAAAAAAAAATAAAEAAAAEAAAAAAAAAAAAAAAVAAEAPPADAAPPAEGGDAAAPAAEPAAEAAPAEAAPAEETPAS
- the LOC129777265 gene encoding tropomyosin-2 isoform X19, which codes for MDAIKKKMQAMKLEKDNALDRALLCEQQARDANLRAEKAEEEARQLQKKIQAIENDLDQTQEALMAVNAKLEEKEKALQNAESEVAALNRRIQLLEEDLERSEERLASATAKLSEASAAADESERIRKALENRTNMEDDRVAILEAQLAQAKLIAEEADKKYEEVARKLVLMEQDLERSEEKVEMNESKIVELEEELRVVGNNLKSLEVSEEKATQREESYGGQVRILDQRLKEAEARAEFAERSVQKLQKEVDRLEDELIVEKIRFAEIGDDLDFAFVDLIPGIEPIWTDRRPKPKTPPPAPKLPTPPPAPAAVPEGAVAAGEGAVPAEGVEGAPGAPAAPAKPRTPSPFELKKHFPPEAAEVPYVRSATGTTPPRDVAAETAAEAEAQAAAAAAAAAAAAAAATAAAEAAAAEAAAAAAAAAAAAAAAVAAEAPPADAAPPAEGGDAAAPAAEPAAEAAPAEAAPAEETPAS
- the LOC129777265 gene encoding tropomyosin-2 isoform X18, giving the protein MDAIKKKMQAMKLEKDNALDRALLCEQQARDANLRAEKAEEEARQLQKKIQAIENDLDQTQEALMAVNAKLEEKEKALQNAESEVAALNRRIQLLEEDLERSEERLASATAKLSEASAAADESERARKVLENRSLADEERMDALENQLKEARFMAEEADKKYDEVARKLAMVEADLERAEERAEAGEAKIVELEEELRVVGNNLKSLEVSEEKANQREEEYKNQIKTLTTRLKEAEARAEFAERSVQKLQKEVDRLEDELIVEKIRFAEIGDDLDFAFVDLIPGIEPIWTDRRPKPKTPPPAPKLPTPPPAPAAVPEGAVAAGEGAVPAEGVEGAPGAPAAPAKPRTPSPFELKKHFPPEAAEVPYVRSATGTTPPRDVAAETAAEAEAQAAAAAAAAAAAAAAATAAAEAAAAEAAAAAAAAAAAAAAAVAAEAPPADAAPPAEGGDAAAPAAEPAAEAAPAEAAPAEETPAS
- the LOC129777265 gene encoding tropomyosin-1, isoforms 9A/A/B isoform X21, producing MAANLQQSGTLLDVLKKKMRQTKEEMEKYKDECEEFHKKLQGEVMRREEAESEVAALNRRIQLLEEDLERSEERLASATAKLSEASAAADESERIRKALENRTNMEDDRVAILEAQLAQAKLIAEEADKKYEEVARKLVLMEQDLERSEEKVEMNESKIVELEEELRVVGNNLKSLEVSEEKANQREEEYKNQIKTLTTRLKEAEARAEFAERSVQKLQKEVDRLEDELIVEKIRFAEIGDDLDFAFVDLIPGIEPIWTDRRPKPKTPPPAPKLPTPPPAPAAVPEGAVAAGEGAVPAEGVEGAPGAPAAPAKPRTPSPFELKKHFPPEAAEVPYVRSATGTTPPRDVAAETAAEAEAQAAAAAAAAAAAAAAATAAAEAAAAEAAAAAAAAAAAAAAAVAAEAPPADAAPPAEGGDAAAPAAEPAAEAAPAEAAPAEETPAS